ATTAAACCCGGAATCTGCTCCTCTTAACAACAGAACCCGGAATCTGCTCCTCTTAACAAAGATTTCATGGACATCAAACCCACTGTCAGAATTATGATTGTAAGTATACATGCCACTGGAAACTTCTCCTTTCCGTTCTTGTTCCATGGTCTCAGTGGATAAAACAATAGCAAATGAATTAGGCAGTTAGGCACATCTCAAAGGTAACTAAAACAGAACCAGCAATATAATCAGCACTAAAGCAGGGCAGAAATATGGATAAAAAACCAACCATATGAACAATTTTAGCATACAGATAGAGATAGCAGTAGCAGATATCTGATCCATCACGAAGCATGAGAGATGAGGCAAACCTTGCTGCCTGCTGCCTGCCTGGCCCTGGCCTACGGCGCCGCTGCCAGCCGTTGCCCCTAGCGCCCACCCTTGACGCAGCCTACGCTGAGCAGCACCCGCACCAAGACACGCGCCCAGGGACGGCACACGGCGTAGCAACGGAGGAGCCCCTTCACCGGGAGACAGGCCAAAATCACTCAGATGAGCTTGTTGGGGAGGACGGGACCGGCGTCGCCGAGTAGTCGGCAGAGGCGGTgcagggggaggaggatggaggcGGTGGGCCGGCGAGGGAGGATCCTGGAACCTCAGGCAGCGGCGGATTCCCGAGGGAGGGAGAGGCACCGCTCACATCCGCCACTGCCGCTGGCTAGGAGCAatgctggaggaggaagaggagcacCAGCAACCGCTGGGGATTGAGGattacatgtggggcccacgtgggtccatccattttttattattttggtgtgaaactggcatgtgggtcccacatgttttATCAACGCCACGTcattgccacgtcagatgaagaccgagtcaaattagccacgtaggcaccacgtcagccaTAACCGTCAtctaaaccgccgagggaccttgtctgcattggttttgatagtagagggacccgttgtatctggtttttggattgaaggacgaaaatcggattcgttgacaagttaagggacctcagatgaacttattcctagaaTAAATTCATGTAAAAACCATAGAGGAGAAGATAAGAGCTCCACGAGGTGGGCCTTTCGGACTAAAGGGCCACGCCATGCCAAAGTACGCCACTGCTCActtgctttcttttctttcatttaGTACCATGCCGTCTATCAAACCAGAGTGTGACCAATTAATTAGTTTCTATTAGCCTCTTTGTTGTATTGACATatttccctccgtttcaggttataagacattttgactttggtcaaagtcaaattgctttaagtttgaccgaagattgtagaaaaaagtagtaacattttcaacccaagacaaatttattatgaaaatatattaaattattgatttgatgaaactaatttaatgttataagtattactatatttgtctataaacttagttaaacttgaaacgGTTTGACTTTGagcaaagtcaaaacgtcttataacctgaaacggaggaagtacaaattAAATAGGGCAAATTCATTTATCAATAcagatatataaaatatatactcaTTCATTAGACTGTATCTTTGCTCCTAGGTAGCTATAATTGTTGCAAGGTCACTATAATTAATTTGTGAAAAATGAACAACACTATGGGTACGAAAGAGGACAAAGCCATCAATCATTTTGCATTGTATGGTATATCAAAATTATCAAATATACAGTCACTAGTGATACTGTAAGATATGACAGCTAATTTTCATGCCAGTGAATTGATATTATATCTTTGAAATATCTCCAAGATTTTAAGACTTTTGCACTATAAATATGTGCATTCTAGGTCCATTTTCCTCAACAACAATTCAAAGTAACTCTACACCAACAGTTTGCAATGTCATCCCCCCATGTGCTTGTTGTGGATGATACCCTTGTTGATCGCCATGTTGTTTCCATGGCCTTAATGCGCCATAACGTCCGAGGTTCTTTGTTATGCAAGTTTTGACTATTGTTAACTAAGTATTTCCATGTTTGATATCTTCTGACATTCTTTTTGACTATTATTAACTAAGTGTTTCCATGTTTGATATATGCAGTGACTGCAGTAGAAAGTGTCGTGCAAGCATTGATATTTTTGGATTCGGTAAATTAAAAGTTCTCTTATTGTTTATTAGGTAATGTTATTTACAACTGTATAACAAACATGTATTTATCTGTGATGGACACAGGAACATGATGTGAACATGATTGTTAGCGATTACTGTATGCCAGACATGACCGGCTATGACTTACTCATGGAAGTGAAGGTGCGTACAATAGTATCACGGATCGGAGTATAGTGTTAATcttcatcatatatattttataatgtttCTACCAAATATTTTACATGTTCAAATTGGACTTGTTTTTACTTATAGAAATCACCTAAACTAGCACATCTCCCAGTGGTAATTGCTTCCTCTGATAACATCCCAGAAAGGATTAGAAAGTAAGTACAAAGACATATACCTTGATTTCCTTAGTTGATATTCTCAATCTGAGCAAGTGGATCCTAATATGTGCtccattttccttctttttttttccttgttggaGGTGCTTGGATGGAGGAGCAAAGGATTATATTCTGAAGCCAGTCAAGATTGTTGATGTGCCTCGTATTCTGAACTACATATGATTGGCAAGATGAAGAAACAATGATCAAGATGGAATAAAGTTTCGTGTTAAGATTACCTAGCTACTTATTTACTTTATTTGCTATATGAGAAAGAAATGTATGTTTGTTACGAAATGGAAACGAATGACAATTATCTGGGATTAAGAAAACAAACTCGATAATACTTCTGGTGCCTTCTTTCAAATATTATGGTTCTATGacatggtttttctttttttactgaaaTCTATCACTTGGTATTGTGTTGTTttaatcaattaatcacatTTAGAGGTGTGTTTAAACAATTAGGCATATAAAAAGGGGTTGAAAATTAACATTGCGTATCTCTACTCTTTATTTTCCAATGATTGGCATCAAACATAAATACGATATGTTGCATCCATCACATCCTCATACAACTATCCATGCAACATATGTATAATTAATAAGAGTGGACTTTCCTCATAGAGTGGTGAGCGGCCGTACTATCATTATCATTGACATGCTCCTTGATATATGTGCAATactaaaatattaaaagaaatagCTTGTTTGAAGAATGGAAATACATTTGAATTATGTACACGACTAGGGctgatgcaaaaaaaaacataatatctagacaatcaagcccttgactgattttcagggtggtagataccttagctaaactaatttggtaaagCAATTTAGTCAATaccggcataaaccctaaaacgaatCTTAGCCGATACAAGTAAAATAAACCACCAAACTACATATGATAGATAGGTGCTTACATTGACAAGATCAGAGTGTCGAAGCCCTAGCCCCACCGACGCAAACAGCCATGATAAGTATAAACTCGTCGAAAAAGTAGAAAAGTAAAAAGGATGGTGATGCGCTGAATTTGTATTCgtggagatagtttacaatgaccccgggtatacatatttatacctatgggtagatactagtccttgttggaaaagaaaaaagttttCCTAAAGATTAAAGGAAAACATAAactccttatcggacactaaacacactttcctaaagataaaaggaaactaacagaatattcctaattaatagataaactgttatgccgcatcctccttgaactcggtcacttttggataaacttcctttagtagattaatttccttaaccgaatctactaagaatccgactattggcgacttaaTAATTCCCATCGGTCGATTCCaggactctgaagccgatactgactttaggccgatgatgacttcggggcttaccaaatttcactgttaacaactAACTAGGATAGTCATAGGGATTAGAAATTCCTCTTGGTAGAAAAACATGTGATGAATtttgcataatatttttttcattcttttttttgcattttttctgTATAAATTGTACGGATAATGTTGACCCGAATGTACAGCAAATGGAGTGCTTTTAATATAGAAGTGATTAAATTTCTGAAAaacaatattcttttttattgtCGGTGAAATCTGAAAATTGGTAGAGGAACCCTAGCGTATGCTCATTCCACGAATAAATCCCATTCCTCGAGATGTTAATCTTatctttgtgatttttttccaaCACAAAACCGCATGATTTTAGCTTTTTCCTGTCAATTGGATTCTACCTGAAACGCTTGTACTTTAAAACTGAGGCAATTGGTTCATTCGAATAGTTGGCAAAATTTGTTGAAGGGGACTATTATGAAGTGAGACCAATCCCCTTTACATGTGTTGTGTAAAGAAATATGTTTCGTGCAAGGTTGGCGATTGCAAAAAAGACAAAAGACTCATACTCACACAAACCAACGTTGTTACGTCGTAACAATGTCAAAGTACAGAACTTAACTCTAGTGGATAAGATAAGTTCTACCACAAGAAGCATAACCACATCTgtgtttcgtttttttttctatatatgacTATGTTTGCTTCGGGGCTTCTAAATGATTTGATTTTCAACATGCTTTTTCTTTGACATGATTATATACATTGTCCAAATTTCACTTTGAACTCCTTTCAAAAACTGGGTCTATCCAAACCAGTTGGAGGTACCCCTTGTGATGTGGCAACCATGTGTGGTCtaaacccccccccccacccctctcCCCCCACAGTATGTGCCAGGGAAGCGGCTCGTGCGTGTTTGTCCGCATGCACATCGTGTCGCATGTTGGCCTCTCCAGTTCCATTCCGACTGGTTTTTGGAGAGACGTGCAAGAGAATGACACTAGTAGCTGTAGTAGATCTATACATTATGACAACATTGTGCATGTCAGCCTGGATAATGATTTTGTGACAGCTTGCCAAGAATGCAACGCCAACTCATGACTCACATATAGATGAACACGTGACGCCAACTATGGCGACACCAACTATTCTTGGGGTGGAAACATCCTGCTTTGTAGCTCAGGGTTAAAAACATATTCAAACAATACCTCTAGGGATAATTAATCTCAGTCATT
The Oryza glaberrima chromosome 8, OglaRS2, whole genome shotgun sequence DNA segment above includes these coding regions:
- the LOC127781110 gene encoding two-component response regulator ORR12; translated protein: MSSPHVLVVDDTLVDRHVVSMALMRHNVRVTAVESVVQALIFLDSEHDVNMIVSDYCMPDMTGYDLLMEVKKSPKLAHLPVVIASSDNIPERIRKCLDGGAKDYILKPVKIVDVPRILNYI